One segment of Nyctibius grandis isolate bNycGra1 chromosome 11, bNycGra1.pri, whole genome shotgun sequence DNA contains the following:
- the LOC137668569 gene encoding uncharacterized protein → MAQNGGGSAAARGQGRVCSALGSCFASPRAPAVLPKPGPGGCGVCLPSDAVASPRLPWPSPPAPRESGPELRLGRERAASPEHGALPASRSGPPARPSWQVGHQGRICSIPLSPGLKPAAARVRGCPERSPGWLEEVVAGGERRTPTLVPQTGRSCLVPPPPGFARGHRSLLRPPPRAELSPAPVALGVSRDLSVCLGLRRAAGPKSSSCLTTDTQRSSCPTVTSHRGVGRVCAWFLATLESSGGVTPACPPSLRSNTQRFFNVFNLLLSCVCSPTAPGGPRGLPAIPRPLVYSPKGQLEAAGSRSRGVPARRRLREAKLPRSPPVNVITLF, encoded by the coding sequence ATGGCACAAAACGGTGGTGGGAGCGCGGCGGCACGGGGACAGGGCAGGGTGTGCTCTGCCCTCGGCAGCTGCTTTGCCAGTCCAAGGGCTCCCGCGGTGCTGCCGAAGCCAGgaccggggggctgcggggtctGTTTGCCGTCCGACGCCGTCGCCAGCCCTCGGCTGCCCTGGCCCTCGCCTCCCGCACCCCGGGAGAGCGGCCCCGAGCTCCGGCTGGGCCGGGAACGCGCCGCGTCTCCGGAGCACGGTGCGTTACCCGCGTCCCGCTCGGGACCCCCGGCCCGTCCGAGCTGGCAGGTTGGACACCAGGGAAGGATTTGCTCAATTCCGTTGTCTCCTGGTTTAAAACCGGCAGCGGCGCGTGTGAGGGGCTGCCCAGAGCGGTCCCCGGGGTGGCTCGaggaggtggtggcagggggggaGCGCAGGACCCCGACGCTGGTGCCCCAGACAGGGAGGAGCTGCCTGGTGCCTCCTCCTCCCGGCTTCGCTCGCGGGCATCGGTCCCTGCTGCGTCCCCCACCCCGGGCAGAGCTTTCCCCCGCGCCGGTGGCCCTGGGTGTGAGCAGGGATCTGTCCGTCTGCTTGGGCCTgaggcgggcagcggggcccaAATCCTCCTCTTGCCTGACGACTGACACCCAACGATCCTCGTGTCCAACCGTAACCTCTCACAGAGGTGTTGGCCGTGTCTGTGCGTGGTTCCTTGCGACACTGGAGAGCAGCGGGGGTGTGACCCCAGCCTGTCCCCCATCCCTAAGGAGCAACACACAGCGATTTTTTAACGTCTTCAACCTGCTCCTGTCCTGTGTGTGCAGCCCGACGGCGCCCGGGGGCCCGCGGGGGCTCCCAGCAATACCTCGGCCGCTTGTTTACTCTCCCAAAGGGCAGCTCGAAGCCGCGGGGTCCCGGTCACGGGGGGTCCCGGCTCGTCGGCGGCTGCGTGAAGCGAAgctcccccgctcccccccagTTAATGTCATAACGTTGTTCtga